A stretch of DNA from Pseudanabaena sp. BC1403:
GATTAATTACCCTGCAATCACTGCTATTGCTAAAAGACAAAGAGCGATCGCATCAGCGAAGTCAACCACATCAAATTGAACATGAATCGTTGTTAACAGCGATCGCCAATCGAATAAATGCATCCCTTGACTTGCAAGTTATTCTTGACACAACAGTTGCCGAAATACGCCAATTCCTGAATACTGACCGCGTTATCGCTTACCGATTTGAGCCAGACTGGAGCGGTATTGTTGTTGCCGAATCGGTTACGCATGGTTGCGACTCTCTACTAGGGAGAGTCCTCACCGATCCACATTTTGGCGAAGCGATGGTGGAACCTTACAAAAATGGACGCATTCAGGTAACAGATAGTATCTATTTGGGTCTAACAGAATGCCATACCAAGTTTTTAGAGAACCTTCAGGTAAAGGCGATCGTTGTCGTACCGATTCTCCAAGAAGGAGAGCTTTGGGGATTATTGGCAGCGCAGGAATGTTGGCGATCGCGGCTTTGGGAGAGATCGTCAGTAACATTACTTCAGCAGTTGGCAACGCACGTTAGCATTGCGCTCCGACAAGCACATACAACGGCACAGATGCGGCAACTCAATCAGGAACTAGAGAATAAAATACTGGAGAGAACAAAAGCACTAATAACCAGTGAAACCCGTCTAAATCTGATTGTCTCGAATATATCTGATGGCATATTGATCGTCGATCAATATGGAAAAATAGTGTTTGCAAATCCATCAGCAGCAAAAATATTTGATCTGTCAATTGCGGAAATTATTGGTCAGAGCATTGGCATACCTAACTCACTGAATAGACAATTTGAAATCAATCACCTCAAGAAAGATGGCAAAATAGGAGCAAGCGTTCTGCAATTTGTACTGATTGAGTGGAATAATTATCCTGCATATTTAATATCACTACATGATATTACGGAACGTCAGGAAGCAGAAGTTAAGCTGAGTGAGAGCAATCAGCAACTGGAGATATCCAATCAAGAACTCGCTCGCGCTACGCGACTTAAAGACGAATTCCTTGCTAATATGAGTCACGAGCTCCGTACTCCTCTCAATGCCATTTTAGGTATGACCGAAGGACTACAGGAGGGAGTTTTTGGTGCAGTAAATGAGAAACAAATCAAAGCGTTACAAACTGTTGAACGCAGTGGTTCGCATCTATTATCGCTAATTAACGATATCCTCGATGTTGCCAAAATTGAATCGGGGCAGATTGAGCTAGACTACACACTCACCGATGTAGCTGCTCTTTGCCAATCTAGTCTTGCCTTTATCAAACAACAATCCGTGAAAAAGCGCATCCAACTGGAGATTAAACTACCGCAACAGCTTTCAGAACTATTAATTGACGAGAGGCGGATCCGTCAAGTATTGATTAATCTACTTAACAATGCGGTTAAATTCACTTTAGAGGAAGGACGTATTACACTAGAAGTCACGCAGCTACCTACCGATATTGATCATCTCGATTTCCCTACGCCACAATTTATCCGCATCGCCGTGATCGATACTGGTATTGGTATTACCCCAGAGAATATCCCCAAGTTATTCCAGCCATTCATCCAAATTGATAGCGCCTTAAATCGACAATATGCTGGGACAGGATTGGGCTTATCACTAGTAAAGCGTATCGTAGAACTCCATGGGGGAAAAGTTTCACTAACGAGTGAGTTGGGAAGTGGCAGTTGTTTTGCGATCGATTTACCATGCACTCCTTTTTCTCCGATTCCTCTCTCACTCCCCGACATCAATATTTCAAGTCTAGAGGCTCTAATTTCTACAACAACTCGCAAAAAATCGCATCTAATTCTATTAGCAGAAGATAATGAAGCTAATATCATGACATTTACTAGCTATCTAGAAGCTAAGGGTTATCAAATGCTCTTGGCAAACGATGGACAACAGGCGATCGCCCTTGCTAAAGCCCAACATCCTGATTTGATATTGATGGATATGCAAATGCCTGTCATGGATGGTTTAGAGGCAATCCAGCAAATCCGCCTCGATCCTAATCTGGTTGATATTCCAATTATTGCGCTGACGGCTTTGGCAATGATAGGCGATCGCGAAAGATTCCTTGAAGTTGGAGCTAGTGATTATTTAGCTAAGCCAGTTAAGCTAAAGTCTTTAGATCAAATGATTCAAATATGGTTGAATAGAGCATCTCCTTGACTGGAGTATAGAAAGCATTATTTTTCTAAATGTCTCCCTCCATTATCCATGATTCTAGATTCTTGGCTAACTGCGAACGATCGGCAGTGTCAGATGTACCGTAGTTTCATGCTGATAGACACTCGTAATCCAAAATTGTCCTCCAGTTAGCTCGGCAATTTTTCGGGAGATGGTTAAGCCAAGACCAGTCCCCTGTTGCTCGTAAGTCTCGCGCTCAAACTGAATAAAGGCATCAATTTTAGCAATTTGCTCTTCGGTCATGCCTCGACCTAAGTCGAGTACGGATAACTTCAGCATATCCCCCTCGATTTGACTGCTAACAGTAATGGATGTCCCAGAAGAGGAGAATTTCAAAGCATTATCGACTAATTCATACAAAAGCGTGGATAGATATTGCTCTGATAGCGCGATCTCGGCATCCTCAAGCGAAAATACTAGGTCGTTACTACGGTTGCTACTCTGAGCCTGCGATCGCAATGTCGTTTCGATGGCGGTACTGGAGAATTTAGTTCGCATTGGTTTAACAGGATGTTGCTTATTTACGAATGCTTCTAACTCAAAATAAACAAGTAATCTCTTTGTTAGCATTTCTATGCGACAGGCAGATTGATCGACTATGTCCAGCATCTCAAGGGCTGGAGCTATCTTCATGTCTTTGAGAAAGTCTTTGATTAACTCGATCGGAGCGATGATGCCATAGAGGGGGGTATTTAATTCGTGGGATAGGTTTGAGGCTAAGTTGCCCCGCAGCGCTCCGAGAGAAATTTTTAAGGTATCGATCGTATTTTCTTGGATCTGCGTTAAGGACTGAATCTTGTCAAACTGCTTTTTGATTCTAAGCATTGACTTAATACGGGCGCGTAACTCCTCAGGATTAACTGGCTTGCTGATGAAGTCATCGGCTCCAGCATCTAAACATTTGGCAAGGTCTGATTTGGAACTTAATGCTGTCACCATCACGATCGGAATTGCTTGCCATTTTGGCATGGCTTTGATTTGCTGACAGACCTCAATGCCGTTGATGCCAGGCATCATGACATCCAGTAAAATTAGATCGGGATTGTAGATATCTAGGGATGAAAGAGCTTGTTGACCGCTGGAAGCATAATGTATCTGATAGTCACAATCGCTTAATTGGGCAGCAATCACTGCAAAATTATTCGGTTCGTCGTCAACGATCAAAATTGAGGGTGCGTTCATATTTTCTATTGAGCTAAATTTATTGAACTAAAATTTGTTGAA
This window harbors:
- a CDS encoding hybrid sensor histidine kinase/response regulator, producing the protein MNAPSILIVDDEPNNFAVIAAQLSDCDYQIHYASSGQQALSSLDIYNPDLILLDVMMPGINGIEVCQQIKAMPKWQAIPIVMVTALSSKSDLAKCLDAGADDFISKPVNPEELRARIKSMLRIKKQFDKIQSLTQIQENTIDTLKISLGALRGNLASNLSHELNTPLYGIIAPIELIKDFLKDMKIAPALEMLDIVDQSACRIEMLTKRLLVYFELEAFVNKQHPVKPMRTKFSSTAIETTLRSQAQSSNRSNDLVFSLEDAEIALSEQYLSTLLYELVDNALKFSSSGTSITVSSQIEGDMLKLSVLDLGRGMTEEQIAKIDAFIQFERETYEQQGTGLGLTISRKIAELTGGQFWITSVYQHETTVHLTLPIVRS
- a CDS encoding ATP-binding protein, with protein sequence MLQPHSPNLLKQSVASNLLIIKADSTVRDVVKLMAQAQALDVMQAEQSGGEFKIFKSCVSCVLVVAESQLVGIVTQSDLMRLMVEDLDINQTQVAAVMTQPVLSLALKDFRDVETPLNLLHQHHFSHLPLIDEHNYPVGLITLQSLLLLKDKERSHQRSQPHQIEHESLLTAIANRINASLDLQVILDTTVAEIRQFLNTDRVIAYRFEPDWSGIVVAESVTHGCDSLLGRVLTDPHFGEAMVEPYKNGRIQVTDSIYLGLTECHTKFLENLQVKAIVVVPILQEGELWGLLAAQECWRSRLWERSSVTLLQQLATHVSIALRQAHTTAQMRQLNQELENKILERTKALITSETRLNLIVSNISDGILIVDQYGKIVFANPSAAKIFDLSIAEIIGQSIGIPNSLNRQFEINHLKKDGKIGASVLQFVLIEWNNYPAYLISLHDITERQEAEVKLSESNQQLEISNQELARATRLKDEFLANMSHELRTPLNAILGMTEGLQEGVFGAVNEKQIKALQTVERSGSHLLSLINDILDVAKIESGQIELDYTLTDVAALCQSSLAFIKQQSVKKRIQLEIKLPQQLSELLIDERRIRQVLINLLNNAVKFTLEEGRITLEVTQLPTDIDHLDFPTPQFIRIAVIDTGIGITPENIPKLFQPFIQIDSALNRQYAGTGLGLSLVKRIVELHGGKVSLTSELGSGSCFAIDLPCTPFSPIPLSLPDINISSLEALISTTTRKKSHLILLAEDNEANIMTFTSYLEAKGYQMLLANDGQQAIALAKAQHPDLILMDMQMPVMDGLEAIQQIRLDPNLVDIPIIALTALAMIGDRERFLEVGASDYLAKPVKLKSLDQMIQIWLNRASP